From the genome of Sylvia atricapilla isolate bSylAtr1 chromosome 26, bSylAtr1.pri, whole genome shotgun sequence, one region includes:
- the SMIM7 gene encoding small integral membrane protein 7, protein MIGDLLLCGTLLVNAGAVLNFRLRRRDTEGFGEEPREPTTGDNIREFLLSLRYFRIFIALWNIFMMFCMIVLFGS, encoded by the exons ATGATCGGGGACCTGCTGCTCTGCGG GACGCTGCTGGTGAACGCCGGTGCCGTGCTCAACTTCAGGCT gaggaggagggacacGGAGGGATTCGGAGAGGAGCCGAGGGAACCCACGACCG GTGACAATATCAGAGAGTTCTTGCTGAGTCTCAGGTATTTTCGAATCTTCATTGCCTTGTGGAATATCTTCATGATGTTCTGCATGATTGT GTTATTTGGATCTTGA